Proteins from a single region of Drosophila biarmipes strain raj3 chromosome 3R, RU_DBia_V1.1, whole genome shotgun sequence:
- the LOC108025382 gene encoding N-terminal kinase-like protein has product MMWSFFSRDSSKDFPYDIGEPVGGFDQYSIWTLHKAKRKTTQEEVSVFVYDIRSGSDTKCELAKASLKRLKTLRHPSILQYLDSLETDKMLYVATEAVDPLGSYFAKLGSDNLQKGLYLAWGIFQITRALSFLNNDGNLRHNNVSAWSVFVNASGEWKLGSLEYVSAADGNPMPPAKIPVTLEVYDSPEKNDQSKLKAATKCSVDMWGLGCLVWEAFNGVLKQRSNLKDIEHIPKSLQSLYCELVGASPSNRPNPADIITRCRKPGGFFKNDLVDTLLFLEEIQIKDKAEKNRFFSGLTTHLDNFPDNVCRHKILPQLITAYEYGDAGSAVLAPMFKLGKLLDEVEYQKRIVPCVVKLFASTDRVTRSRLLQQLDLFIAHLQPQVVNDQIFPQVAHGFLDTNATIREQTVKSIIHLAPKLNYNNLNVEVLRHFARLQARDDQGGIRTNTTVCLGKIAPHLHPQVRQRVLVSAFIRAMRDPFPPARVAGVLALAATQQYFLLSEVANRVLPSLCSLSVDPEKTVRDPAFKTIRGFLGKLEKVSEDPSLRETMEADVHTATPSIGNAAATWAGWAVTAVTAKFYRSQSDSSRPRPPLTGRNLSKPASLEQPSSSSLSTTTSSVTSMTSLEHESNDTSASASDYGNNDWDNENWGEMDTSQDPSSPLAASSNNGALMAANALSEVRDGWDNEEWGSLEEDPCEEEEQAEQEQQQQQLARQSISSTTSSSQQHQRPLLPHQQQHSHQQQLQQHELNDLIEPLAKLNSHVTSPSKQSMLRPKELPNLSSSNTSPTSATANCNNISPPSSHLNNSTHNANWNSDSWADGEFEPLDESGFGNAKLDEARRKREEKKLQRQRELEARRAQRASGPMKLGAKKL; this is encoded by the exons ATGATGTGGTCGTTTTTCTCGCGCGACTCCTCGAAAGACTTTCCCTACGACATTGGCGAACCCGTGGGCGGCTTTGACCAGTACTCCATATGGACGCTGCACAAGGCCAAGCGGAAGACCACCCAGGAGGAGGTGTCCGTCTTCGTCTACGACATCCGCAGCGGATCGGACACCAAGTGCGAGCTGGCCAAGGCATCGCTGAAGCGGCTCAAGACATTGCGTCATCCCAGCATCCTGCAGTATCTGGACTCGCTGGAGACGGACAAGATGCTCTATGTGGCCACCGAGGCGGTGGATCCGCTGGGCAGCTACTTTGCCAAGCTGGGCAGCGATAATCTCCAGAAGGGCCTCTACCTGGCCTGGGGCATCTTCCAAATCACT CGAGCCCTGTCCTTCCTCAACAACGATGGCAATCTGCGGCACAACAATGTCTCCGCCTGGTCGGTGTTTGTCAATGCCTCTGGCGAGTGGAAGCTGGGCAGCCTGGAGTACGTCTCAGCGGCCGATGGCAATCCCATGCCGCCCGCCAAGATTCCCGTGACCCTGGAGGTCTACGACTCACCCGAGAAGAACGATCAGAGCAAGCTCAAGGCGGCCACCAAGTG TTCCGTGGACATGTGGGGCCTGGGCTGTCTGGTGTGGGAGGCCTTCAACGGCGTGCTCAAGCAACGCTCCAACCTCAAGGACATTGAACACATACCCAAATCCCTGCAATCGCTATACTGCGAGCTGGTGGGAGCCTCGCCTTCGAATCGCCCCAATCCGGCGGACATAATCACACGTTGCCGCAAGCCAGGAGGCTTCTTCAAGAACGATCTGGTGGACACACTGCTCTTCCTGGAGGAAATCCAGATCAAGGACAAGGCGGAGAAGAATCGCTTCTTCAGCGGCCTGACCACGCATCTGGACAATTTCCCGGACAATGTGTGCAGGCACAAGATACTTCCACAGCTGATAACAGCCTACGAGTACGGAGATGCGGGCTCCGCGGTGCTGGCACCCATGTTTAAG CTGGGCAAACTGCTAGACGAGGTGGAGTACCAGAAACGCATTGTGCCCTGTGTGGTCAAGTTGTTCGCTTCCACGGATCGCGTGACGCGATCGcgcctgctgcagcagctggatCTGTTCATTGCGCATCTGCAGCCACAGGTGGTCAACGATCAGATTTTCCCCCAGGTGGCACACGGCTTCCTGGACACCAATGCCACCATACGCGAGCAGACAGTCAAGTCGATCATCCATTTGGCGCCCAAGCTCAACTACAACAATCTGAATGTGGAGGTCCTGCGTCACTTTGCCAGGCTGCAGGCGCGGGACGACCAGGGTGGCATTCGCACCAATACGACGGTGTGTCTGGGCAAGATTGCGCCGCACTTGCATCCGCAGGTGCGCCAGCGAGTGCTGGTCTCGGCCTTCATTCGCGCCATGAGGGATCCCTTCCCGCCCGCAAGAGTGGCGGGAGTTTTAGCGCTTGCCGCCACACAGCAGTACTTTTTGCTCAGCGAGGTGGCCAACCGGGTGCTGCCTTCCCTGTGTTCCCTCAGCGTCGATCCGGAGAAGACGGTGCGCGATCCGGCGTTCAAAACCATTCGAGGATTTCTGGGCAAGCTGGAGAAGGTATCCGAGGATCCCAGCTTGCGGGAAACAATGG AGGCGGATGTCCACACGGCCACGCCCTCGATTGGCAATGCGGCGGCCACATGGGCGGGATGGGCGGTGACGGCCGTCACAGCCAAGTTCTATCGCAGCCAAAGTGATTCGTCTCGACCACGACCGCCTTTAACTGGACGCAATCTGTCCAAGCCAGCGTCGCTGG AGCAACCATCGAGCAGCAGTTTATCGACCACCACAAGTAGTGTTACCTCAATGACGTCGCTGGAGCATGAAAGCAATGACACCTCCGCCTCGGCCTCTGATTATGGCAACAACGATTGGGACAACGAAAACTGGGGCGAAATGGAT ACCTCGCAGGATCCCAGCAGTCCGCTGGCAGCCAGCTCCAATAATGGCGCCTTGATGGCGGCTAATGCCCTGAGCGAAGTGCGCGATGGCTGGGACAACGAGGAGTGGGGCAGTCTTGAAGAGGATCCG tgcgaggaggaggagcaggcggagcaggagcagcagcaacagcagctggCCAGACAATCTATATCATCCACCACGTCATCCAGTCAGCAGCACCAGCGTCCTCTGCTGCCACATCAGCAACAGCATTcgcatcagcagcagctgcagcagcacgAACTGAACGATCTGATCGAGCCGCTGGCCAAGCTCAACTCACACGTCACCTCGCCGTCAAAGCAGTCGATGCTGCGGCCCAAGGAGCTGCCCAATCTATCCAGCAGCAACACGTCGCCCACGTCGGCCACTGCCAATTGCAATAACATTAGCCCGCCTTCGTCGCATTTGAATAATTCGACGCATAATGCCAATTGGAATAGCGATTCGTGGGCCGACGGGGAGTTTGAGCCACTGGATGAGTCGGGATTTG GAAATGCCAAGCTGGACGAGGCTCGTCGCAAGCGGGAGGAGAAGAAGCTGCAGCGGCAGCGGGAACTGGAGGCGCGTCGCGCCCAACGGGCGAGCGGTCCCATGAAGCTGGGCGccaaaaagctttaa